The following are from one region of the Leucobacter sp. Psy1 genome:
- a CDS encoding isochorismate synthase MenF: protein MSSEPQVPRLTAVTRPLDRIPDIVALADPEQPLVWTRGDRGCVGLGETLRLTFSGPDRFAHAAAEWRRIAALASIDDPVGLPGTGLVALGTFAFDAGSAATSVLIVPRTLIARHRGSAWITEIRVTSAEASADQGSPILPETTPVRPWKGTTLGTRDAAGAPGVAAYLDGVERAGALITDGALEKIVLARQVSGRIEPDADLRTPISRLAEGYTDCWTFAVDGLVGASPETLVRSTGGAVSARVLAGTRRRHREDERADLRARNELLTSPKEQHEHAFAVQSVVTALAPHVRSLQTSEEPFPLQLPNVWHLATDLGATLSESSSALEIVGALHPTAAVAGTPTAAAIAAIAELEPFDRGRYAGAVGWIDAAGDGEWVIALRCAQVGPVDDAVRTVTASAGGGIVDGSNPEHELAETVSKFRPITDAFA, encoded by the coding sequence GTGTCCAGCGAACCCCAGGTGCCCCGCCTCACCGCGGTGACCCGTCCCCTGGACCGCATCCCCGACATCGTCGCTCTCGCTGACCCCGAGCAGCCGCTCGTCTGGACCCGTGGCGACCGCGGGTGCGTCGGTCTCGGCGAGACGCTGCGCCTGACGTTCTCGGGCCCCGATCGTTTCGCGCACGCAGCGGCGGAGTGGCGACGGATCGCCGCTCTCGCGAGCATCGACGACCCGGTGGGCCTGCCCGGTACCGGGCTCGTCGCCCTCGGCACGTTCGCGTTCGACGCGGGGAGCGCCGCCACGAGCGTGCTCATCGTGCCCCGCACCCTCATCGCGAGGCACCGGGGCTCGGCGTGGATCACCGAGATCCGGGTGACCAGCGCCGAAGCCTCGGCCGACCAGGGGTCGCCGATCCTGCCCGAGACGACACCGGTGCGACCCTGGAAGGGAACCACACTCGGAACGCGGGATGCCGCCGGTGCACCCGGTGTCGCGGCCTATCTCGACGGTGTTGAACGCGCGGGCGCCCTGATCACGGACGGCGCGCTCGAGAAGATCGTGCTCGCGCGGCAGGTTTCGGGCAGGATCGAACCTGACGCCGACCTCAGGACCCCGATCTCCCGCCTCGCCGAAGGCTACACCGACTGCTGGACCTTCGCGGTCGACGGCCTCGTCGGCGCCAGCCCCGAGACCCTCGTCCGCTCGACGGGCGGCGCCGTCTCGGCTCGCGTGCTCGCCGGCACCCGGAGGCGTCACCGGGAGGACGAGCGGGCCGACCTGCGCGCGCGGAACGAACTGCTCACGAGCCCCAAGGAGCAGCACGAGCACGCCTTCGCCGTGCAGAGCGTGGTCACCGCGCTTGCCCCGCATGTGCGGTCGCTGCAGACGAGCGAGGAGCCCTTCCCGCTGCAACTGCCGAACGTGTGGCATCTCGCGACGGATCTCGGAGCGACGCTCTCTGAAAGCAGTTCAGCGCTCGAGATCGTGGGCGCTCTCCACCCGACCGCAGCAGTCGCCGGCACCCCGACGGCGGCAGCGATCGCCGCGATCGCCGAGCTCGAACCCTTCGACCGCGGACGCTACGCGGGGGCGGTCGGGTGGATCGATGCGGCCGGAGACGGCGAGTGGGTGATTGCGCTGCGCTGCGCCCAGGTCGGGCCGGTCGACGACGCCGTGCGCACCGTCACCGCGAGCGCGGGCGGAGGCATCGTCGACGGCTCGAACCCCGAGCACGAGCTCGCCGAGACCGTCTCGAAGTTCCGCCCCATCACCGACGCGTTCGCCTGA
- the menD gene encoding 2-succinyl-5-enolpyruvyl-6-hydroxy-3-cyclohexene-1-carboxylic-acid synthase, producing MSGTAAAPSPAQRFATRLIRALVAEGVRDVVVCPGSRSQALALAAASAEARKEIRLHVRVDERSAAFFALGVARETGVPAPVIVTSGSAVANLAPAAVEASEGRVPLLLLTADRPAELRGIRSNQTTRQAGLFAGVLRWGADVAAPEDDARGAADPAADPAALAERAVHAARGMRGGWPAGPVQLNLAFREPLSGPEEIEGTAPPAEAQVETETDGTHATTASTEHGPERVGDVYVHDGDPLAVVIAGAGAGEQAETFAREAGLPLLAEVVSGARFGREAITAYATLLDDPAVGGLVERVIVFGHPTLTRQIPALLRRDDVEVVVVDPFSDGEHYDPSRSARVVRDVRVADAYDRRSMRRWLGAWVVPDRELVTERSTTHAPDFSAATAPGYKDRNAYARAEVASMREPVTREMLVESVWRATWPHDRLVLAASRLVRVLDGLAPARRVEVHANRGVAGIDGTIATALGIASASQADEDPARAAGTTRVLLGDLALLHDAGSLLLPPGEPRPRVQLLVANDGGGTIFDGLEVAATTGADAFDRVMYTPQRVDLAQLAAAYGWAYVRVETRVELERLFTTPVTQPTLVEVPIGR from the coding sequence GTGAGCGGTACAGCTGCGGCGCCATCGCCGGCTCAGAGGTTCGCCACGCGCCTGATCCGGGCGCTGGTCGCCGAGGGAGTGCGCGACGTCGTCGTCTGCCCGGGATCCCGCTCGCAAGCCCTCGCGCTCGCGGCCGCCAGCGCTGAGGCGCGCAAGGAGATCCGCCTGCACGTGCGCGTCGACGAGCGCTCTGCCGCCTTCTTCGCCCTCGGTGTTGCACGTGAAACCGGTGTGCCGGCACCCGTCATCGTGACGAGCGGCTCGGCAGTGGCGAATCTGGCGCCGGCTGCCGTCGAGGCGTCGGAGGGTCGCGTACCGCTGCTGCTGCTGACGGCGGATCGCCCGGCTGAGTTGCGCGGGATCCGGAGCAATCAGACGACGCGTCAGGCCGGGCTGTTCGCCGGGGTGCTGCGCTGGGGAGCGGACGTCGCCGCACCCGAGGATGATGCCCGGGGGGCTGCGGATCCTGCAGCGGACCCCGCCGCCCTCGCCGAACGAGCAGTGCATGCCGCACGAGGAATGCGCGGGGGATGGCCCGCGGGGCCGGTGCAGCTCAACCTCGCCTTCCGTGAGCCGCTGTCGGGCCCCGAGGAGATCGAGGGAACGGCTCCTCCGGCGGAGGCGCAGGTCGAGACTGAGACCGACGGAACGCACGCGACGACGGCGAGTACCGAGCACGGGCCAGAGCGAGTCGGGGACGTCTACGTGCACGACGGCGACCCGCTCGCCGTGGTCATTGCCGGAGCGGGTGCCGGAGAGCAGGCCGAGACCTTCGCGAGGGAGGCCGGCTTGCCCCTGCTCGCCGAAGTCGTGAGCGGTGCGCGGTTCGGTCGCGAGGCCATCACGGCCTACGCGACGCTGCTCGACGACCCCGCCGTCGGCGGTCTCGTCGAGCGGGTGATCGTGTTCGGGCATCCGACGCTCACGAGGCAGATCCCCGCCCTGCTCAGGCGAGACGACGTCGAGGTCGTCGTGGTGGACCCGTTCAGCGACGGCGAGCACTACGATCCCTCGCGCAGCGCCAGGGTGGTGCGCGACGTCCGCGTGGCCGACGCGTACGATCGCCGGAGCATGCGTCGCTGGCTCGGTGCGTGGGTCGTTCCCGATCGCGAGCTCGTCACCGAGCGATCGACCACGCACGCACCTGATTTCTCCGCGGCGACAGCCCCCGGCTACAAGGACCGGAACGCATACGCCCGCGCCGAGGTCGCCAGCATGCGCGAGCCCGTGACCCGGGAGATGCTCGTCGAATCGGTCTGGCGCGCGACATGGCCCCACGACCGTCTCGTGCTCGCGGCCTCGCGTCTTGTCCGCGTGCTCGACGGGCTGGCGCCCGCCCGCCGCGTCGAGGTGCACGCCAACCGCGGAGTCGCCGGGATCGACGGCACCATCGCCACGGCGCTCGGCATCGCATCGGCGAGCCAGGCGGATGAGGATCCGGCGCGGGCCGCTGGCACGACCCGTGTGCTGCTCGGGGACCTCGCGCTGCTGCACGACGCAGGCTCCCTGCTTCTCCCGCCTGGTGAGCCTCGGCCGAGGGTGCAGCTGCTCGTCGCGAACGACGGAGGGGGCACCATTTTCGACGGCCTCGAGGTGGCGGCGACCACTGGCGCTGACGCGTTCGACCGGGTGATGTACACCCCGCAGCGAGTGGACCTCGCGCAGCTCGCTGCGGCGTACGGCTGGGCATACGTTCGCGTCGAGACGCGCGTCGAACTCGAGCGCCTCTTCACGACGCCGGTAACCCAGCCGACCCTCGTCGAGGTGCCCATCGGCCGGTGA
- a CDS encoding PLDc N-terminal domain-containing protein, whose protein sequence is MVRFMIIGVVLATAFTLYSLVDAALTDSARARGVSKAVWVVLIVVLPVIGGILWFTIGKGARGENLAAQRRAAPDEDPRFTGTSLSDSELDEHMRELEERLRELDNEVYPGEATEQPDPGASRASSDAEAQSGPSSEPQPRQQPGTGSESGSEDDGTAPGRS, encoded by the coding sequence ATGGTGCGGTTCATGATCATCGGCGTCGTCTTGGCGACCGCCTTCACGCTGTACTCCCTCGTGGATGCGGCGCTGACCGATTCCGCACGCGCACGAGGGGTCTCGAAGGCCGTGTGGGTGGTGCTGATCGTAGTGCTGCCCGTGATCGGCGGCATCCTCTGGTTCACGATCGGCAAGGGCGCGCGTGGAGAGAACCTTGCGGCCCAGCGTCGCGCCGCACCCGATGAGGATCCGCGGTTCACTGGCACGAGCCTCTCGGATTCCGAGCTCGACGAGCACATGCGCGAACTCGAGGAGCGCCTGCGCGAACTCGACAACGAGGTCTACCCCGGTGAGGCGACGGAGCAGCCGGATCCCGGTGCGTCGCGGGCGTCATCCGACGCGGAAGCGCAGTCGGGCCCGTCGTCGGAGCCGCAGCCGCGTCAGCAGCCCGGGACCGGGTCGGAGAGCGGCTCGGAGGACGACGGAACCGCGCCCGGACGCTCGTAA
- a CDS encoding DUF4229 domain-containing protein → MSTRTAWTVYTILRLVFFAVPFTVLYFALGWSWWLSAIIATIIAFSLSIIFLSRQRETASESIHDWRQRTRTADDIVEDDALDEVAARDSGAARGTTGTGPPDVDADVRPGAEQSETEQPGTDQPR, encoded by the coding sequence GTGAGCACCCGCACCGCCTGGACCGTCTACACCATCCTGCGTCTCGTGTTCTTCGCGGTCCCGTTCACAGTGCTCTACTTCGCACTCGGATGGAGCTGGTGGCTCTCCGCGATCATCGCGACCATCATCGCGTTCTCCCTCTCGATCATCTTCCTCAGTCGGCAGCGCGAGACCGCGTCAGAGAGCATTCACGACTGGCGGCAACGCACCCGCACCGCCGACGACATCGTCGAGGACGACGCGCTCGACGAGGTCGCAGCACGGGACAGCGGTGCCGCACGCGGCACGACAGGAACCGGCCCCCCCGACGTCGATGCCGACGTCCGCCCTGGCGCCGAGCAGTCCGAAACCGAGCAGCCCGGCACCGACCAGCCGAGATGA
- a CDS encoding FAD-dependent oxidoreductase has translation MIAPSSHRARFDQIVVGGGAMGLATAWQLASRGSSVLLLERYSPGHLRGASHGATRNLNNAYDETHYLDLFDEAKHLYEALERASGATLLTLCGLVTHGAAENVHGAYAQLTERGSRAELVTNADARERWPGIAFEGDEVLFAAEAGRVHASTTLETLVASARVSGGDLRFGWNVTGISESDDSVTVTAVDPDGNSHRFTADGAVVTGGAWSEQLLAEHVALPTLRVTEVHPAHFAFRDTHAHLEAGWPSFNHFRGGSATDPREGAAYSMLTPGEGVKVGLHVTGEAIDPDRRTFRGSDAWRQRLADYVAEFIPALDPATGVELSCTYTSTPTGDFVLDRVGRITFGAGFSGHGFKFVPAIGRVLADAATDVSLPPAPFRLAADAAI, from the coding sequence ATGATCGCGCCCTCGTCTCACCGGGCACGCTTCGATCAGATCGTCGTCGGAGGCGGCGCCATGGGCCTCGCCACGGCCTGGCAGCTGGCCTCTCGCGGCAGCAGCGTACTCTTGCTCGAGCGGTACTCCCCCGGCCATCTGCGCGGCGCTTCGCACGGAGCCACCCGCAATCTGAACAATGCCTACGATGAGACGCACTACCTCGACCTGTTCGACGAGGCGAAGCACCTCTACGAAGCACTCGAGCGCGCTTCGGGTGCGACGCTGCTCACGCTCTGCGGCCTCGTCACGCACGGTGCAGCGGAGAACGTGCACGGCGCCTACGCCCAGCTGACCGAACGCGGCAGTCGCGCCGAGCTCGTCACCAACGCCGATGCCCGCGAACGCTGGCCAGGCATCGCCTTCGAAGGCGATGAGGTGCTGTTCGCCGCCGAGGCAGGTCGCGTGCACGCATCGACGACGCTCGAGACGCTCGTCGCCTCCGCCCGAGTGTCCGGAGGCGATCTGCGGTTCGGTTGGAACGTCACCGGCATCAGCGAGAGCGACGATTCGGTCACGGTCACGGCGGTCGACCCCGACGGGAACTCCCACCGGTTCACCGCAGACGGCGCGGTCGTGACGGGCGGCGCCTGGAGCGAGCAGCTGCTCGCCGAGCACGTTGCGCTTCCGACGCTGCGCGTCACCGAGGTGCACCCCGCGCACTTCGCGTTCCGAGACACTCATGCGCACCTCGAAGCCGGCTGGCCGTCGTTCAACCACTTCCGCGGAGGCAGCGCGACCGACCCCCGCGAAGGAGCCGCCTACAGCATGCTCACTCCGGGAGAGGGCGTCAAAGTGGGGCTGCACGTAACGGGCGAGGCCATCGATCCGGATCGCCGGACCTTCCGCGGCTCAGACGCCTGGCGGCAGCGTCTGGCCGACTACGTCGCCGAGTTCATCCCCGCGCTCGACCCCGCCACGGGTGTCGAGCTGAGCTGCACCTACACTTCGACCCCGACCGGTGACTTCGTGCTCGACCGGGTGGGGCGCATCACGTTCGGCGCCGGCTTCTCCGGGCACGGATTCAAGTTCGTTCCGGCGATCGGGCGCGTGCTCGCCGACGCCGCCACTGACGTCTCACTGCCGCCGGCGCCCTTCCGCCTGGCGGCGGACGCCGCGATCTGA
- a CDS encoding 1,4-dihydroxy-2-naphthoate polyprenyltransferase: MSQSKSRDGRRSGNPATRAAAEEQVEVGGRPRVTPRDWISGARLRTLPLAIAPVVAGSGIAHMVRDFSWPLALLALGVAVFLQIGVNYANDYSDGIRGTDEYRVGPARLTGSGLVNPKRVLAVALVFFGLAAVCGVIAVVLSERWWFLALGAVAIVAAWFYTGGKRPYGYAGLGEVMVFIFFGLVATVGTTWLQTDIQTQEVWFAAVGVGLFAVAVLIANNVRDIETDKLAGKRTLAVIIGDRASRILYVVCVLLPFAVPALYGFAYPGMVLVWLVLFAVIPCCLIVLFAKTAKELIGALALTSLASLAYASLIGAAFAF; this comes from the coding sequence GTGAGCCAGTCGAAGTCGCGTGACGGGCGCCGATCCGGTAATCCGGCGACGCGCGCCGCAGCCGAGGAGCAGGTCGAGGTCGGTGGACGACCGCGGGTCACTCCGCGCGACTGGATCAGCGGGGCGCGGCTGCGCACGCTTCCCCTCGCCATCGCACCCGTCGTGGCCGGGTCGGGGATCGCCCACATGGTCCGCGACTTCTCGTGGCCGCTCGCACTCCTCGCGCTCGGTGTCGCCGTGTTCCTCCAGATCGGTGTGAACTACGCCAACGACTACTCCGACGGGATCCGCGGAACCGATGAGTACCGTGTCGGTCCGGCGCGCCTGACCGGATCGGGACTCGTGAACCCGAAGCGCGTGCTCGCCGTCGCGCTCGTCTTCTTCGGTCTCGCCGCGGTGTGCGGCGTCATCGCCGTGGTGCTGAGCGAGCGCTGGTGGTTCCTCGCGCTCGGTGCGGTCGCGATCGTGGCCGCGTGGTTCTACACCGGCGGCAAGCGGCCGTACGGGTACGCGGGCCTCGGCGAGGTCATGGTGTTCATCTTCTTCGGTCTCGTCGCGACGGTGGGTACGACCTGGTTGCAGACCGACATCCAGACCCAGGAGGTCTGGTTCGCGGCGGTCGGCGTCGGGCTGTTCGCCGTCGCGGTGCTCATCGCGAACAACGTGCGCGACATCGAGACGGACAAGCTCGCAGGCAAGCGCACGCTCGCCGTCATCATCGGGGATCGGGCGTCACGGATCCTCTACGTGGTCTGCGTGCTGCTGCCGTTCGCGGTGCCCGCTCTGTACGGGTTCGCCTACCCGGGCATGGTGCTCGTGTGGCTCGTGCTGTTCGCCGTCATCCCGTGCTGCCTGATCGTACTGTTCGCGAAGACGGCGAAGGAGCTGATCGGTGCTCTCGCGTTGACGAGTCTCGCGTCGCTGGCATACGCCTCGCTGATCGGGGCGGCATTCGCGTTCTAA
- a CDS encoding AMP-binding protein, translating into MSSSTPLRAVPTDDRAWLLAALADALSGGSAVLPLAPGADPADVEDVLEQPIPEGTALVIRTSGSSGVPKSVAISAQALRAGAEATHEALGGPGQWLVALPVHLIAGAQMLTRSLIAGTDPVFCDGPDGHFDPAVFVQRAESMDADRRYVSLVPVQLARLLDLAEQDRAAADTLRRFAAILVGGQGVSLDLRRRSHALGLELRRSYGMTETSGGCVYDGVEIGDTQVRIREGEVQIAGSVLAEGYLGDAELTEAAFVDDRGTLWYRTGDAGELLGGMLTVTGRLDRVVISGGINVSLDQVERVVREHDGWREAVAVPFTDPEWGERPGLVRAIAEETDDALGFSDLQERVRAELGAAAVPAWVTELEELPRLPNGKPDMLRVRERIGMLRDSFREAGRLS; encoded by the coding sequence GTGAGTTCTTCGACACCGCTTCGCGCTGTTCCCACTGATGATCGGGCGTGGTTGCTCGCCGCTCTTGCGGACGCACTGTCCGGCGGTTCCGCGGTGCTCCCACTCGCACCCGGTGCTGATCCTGCCGATGTCGAGGACGTGCTGGAGCAGCCGATTCCCGAGGGTACGGCGCTCGTGATCCGTACGTCGGGTTCCTCCGGCGTCCCGAAGTCGGTGGCGATCTCGGCGCAGGCGCTGAGGGCCGGCGCCGAGGCGACGCACGAGGCGCTCGGCGGGCCGGGTCAGTGGCTGGTCGCGCTGCCCGTGCATCTCATCGCGGGCGCACAGATGCTGACGCGCAGTCTGATCGCCGGTACCGACCCCGTGTTCTGCGATGGACCCGACGGGCACTTCGATCCCGCGGTGTTCGTGCAGCGCGCCGAGTCGATGGACGCGGATCGGCGCTACGTCTCTCTGGTTCCGGTCCAATTGGCGCGGCTGCTGGATCTCGCCGAGCAGGACCGCGCCGCGGCCGACACCCTCCGCCGATTCGCGGCGATCCTCGTCGGCGGACAGGGGGTTTCGCTCGACCTGCGCCGCCGCTCGCACGCGCTCGGTCTCGAGCTCAGGCGCAGTTACGGCATGACGGAGACCTCGGGCGGGTGCGTCTACGACGGTGTGGAGATCGGCGATACGCAGGTGCGGATCCGCGAGGGCGAAGTGCAGATCGCGGGTTCGGTGCTGGCCGAGGGGTATCTCGGCGACGCGGAGCTGACCGAGGCCGCCTTCGTCGATGATCGCGGGACCCTCTGGTACCGGACCGGTGACGCCGGTGAACTGCTGGGCGGCATGCTCACCGTCACTGGCCGTCTCGACCGCGTCGTGATCTCTGGCGGTATCAACGTGTCACTCGATCAGGTGGAACGGGTCGTCCGCGAGCACGACGGGTGGCGCGAGGCGGTCGCCGTGCCGTTCACGGACCCCGAGTGGGGCGAGCGCCCCGGCCTGGTGCGTGCGATCGCCGAAGAGACCGATGACGCGCTCGGGTTCAGCGACCTGCAGGAGCGGGTGCGGGCCGAGCTCGGTGCGGCGGCGGTGCCGGCGTGGGTGACCGAGCTGGAGGAGCTTCCGCGGCTCCCGAACGGCAAGCCCGACATGCTCCGGGTGCGCGAGCGCATCGGGATGCTCCGGGACAGCTTCCGCGAAGCGGGCCGGCTCAGCTGA
- a CDS encoding MFS transporter: MKNLTRRPPSWAVVAALAFTGLTSAFMFTLVVPLQAELPRLLDASREDTTWVVTITLLVAAVATPISGRLGDMYGKRRVVIVLLIALIVGSLVAAMSGSIIGVIIGRGLQGITTGVIPLGIAIMRDVLPPSRLGTAVALMSATMGVGGAVGMPLAAYVAQTADWHALFWMSAGLGVVCIVANLFLVPEDTLVYPGRLDIPGAIGLAIGLTGLLLYVSRGADWGWASPLALGSLIIGVVTMLAWGVYQLRVREPLVDLRVAARPPVLLTNLAAIGMGFALFASNVTFPQLLEMPTESGVGFGLTMIEAALCIMPAGLIMMFLSPLSGMLERVFGARPLFSIGTASIVIAYTFVLLWSSEVWHIVVANAIIGVGIAFAFAAMPMIIMNAVPANETGVSNGLNALFRSVGTSGASAVMGGVLASMSVQVGDVAVPTTTAFQTCFWIAIVAAAVATVLTFLIPRTPPEEKRPSIPTRNIPLR, encoded by the coding sequence ATGAAGAACCTGACGCGCCGGCCCCCCTCCTGGGCGGTCGTCGCGGCACTCGCGTTCACCGGTCTCACGTCGGCGTTTATGTTCACGCTCGTGGTGCCCCTCCAGGCCGAGCTCCCGCGGCTTCTCGACGCGTCCCGCGAGGACACGACCTGGGTCGTGACGATCACGCTGCTCGTCGCGGCCGTGGCGACGCCGATCTCGGGTCGGCTCGGCGACATGTACGGCAAGCGGCGCGTGGTCATCGTTCTGCTGATCGCGCTCATCGTCGGGTCGCTCGTGGCGGCGATGTCGGGGTCGATCATCGGGGTCATCATCGGCCGGGGCCTGCAGGGCATCACGACCGGGGTGATCCCGCTCGGGATCGCCATCATGCGCGATGTGCTCCCGCCTTCGCGGCTCGGTACGGCGGTCGCGCTGATGAGCGCGACGATGGGCGTCGGTGGCGCCGTGGGTATGCCACTCGCGGCATACGTGGCGCAGACGGCGGACTGGCACGCGCTCTTCTGGATGTCGGCCGGGCTCGGCGTGGTCTGCATCGTCGCCAACCTGTTCCTCGTACCGGAGGACACGCTGGTCTACCCCGGTCGTCTCGATATCCCCGGCGCGATCGGCCTCGCGATCGGGTTGACCGGCCTGCTCCTCTACGTGTCGCGCGGTGCGGACTGGGGGTGGGCGTCTCCGCTGGCGCTCGGTTCCCTGATCATCGGTGTGGTGACGATGCTCGCCTGGGGTGTCTACCAGCTGCGTGTGCGGGAGCCGCTCGTCGACCTGCGAGTGGCTGCAAGGCCGCCGGTGCTCCTCACGAACCTTGCCGCGATCGGCATGGGGTTCGCGCTGTTCGCCTCGAACGTGACGTTCCCGCAGCTGCTCGAGATGCCCACGGAATCCGGTGTCGGATTCGGGCTGACGATGATCGAGGCGGCGCTGTGCATCATGCCCGCCGGCCTGATCATGATGTTCCTCTCGCCGCTCTCCGGCATGCTGGAGCGCGTGTTCGGTGCCCGACCGCTGTTCTCGATCGGCACCGCCTCGATCGTGATCGCATACACGTTCGTGCTGCTCTGGTCCTCTGAGGTGTGGCACATCGTCGTGGCGAACGCGATCATCGGCGTCGGCATCGCCTTCGCGTTCGCGGCGATGCCGATGATCATCATGAATGCGGTCCCGGCGAACGAGACGGGGGTCTCCAACGGGCTGAACGCGCTGTTCCGCTCCGTGGGCACCTCGGGGGCGTCCGCCGTGATGGGCGGCGTGCTCGCTTCGATGTCGGTGCAGGTGGGCGATGTGGCGGTGCCGACGACGACGGCGTTCCAGACGTGCTTCTGGATCGCGATCGTGGCGGCTGCGGTCGCGACGGTGCTCACATTCCTGATCCCGCGGACTCCGCCTGAGGAGAAGCGCCCGTCGATTCCGACGCGCAACATCCCGCTCCGGTGA
- a CDS encoding 1,4-dihydroxy-2-naphthoyl-CoA synthase — MTEQVSEIFDPAEWTVAPGTDYTDITAHLSRDGRIARIAFNRPEVRNAFRPHTVDELYDALERARVNPRIGVVLLTGNGPSPRDGGWAFCSGGDQRIRGRSGYQYAESESEVSPEESARAGRLHILEVQRLIRFMPKVVIALVPGWAAGGGHSLNVVCDLSIASDEHAKFKQTDADVGSFDAGYGSAYFAKQIGQKNAREVFFLAREYSAQRAYEMGAVNAVVPHAELEATGIEWAREILGKSPTAIRMLKYAFNAVDDGLVGQQLFAGETTRLAYGTDEAVEGRDAFLEKRDPDWEAFPYHF, encoded by the coding sequence ATGACAGAGCAGGTCTCCGAGATCTTCGATCCCGCCGAGTGGACGGTCGCCCCAGGTACCGACTACACCGACATCACCGCGCACCTAAGCCGCGACGGGAGGATCGCCCGCATCGCGTTCAACCGACCCGAGGTGCGCAACGCGTTCCGCCCGCACACTGTCGACGAACTGTACGACGCGCTCGAGCGTGCACGGGTGAACCCGCGTATCGGCGTGGTGCTGCTGACCGGGAACGGGCCCTCGCCGCGCGACGGGGGATGGGCGTTCTGCTCCGGCGGCGACCAGCGGATCCGGGGGCGCAGCGGGTACCAGTACGCGGAGTCCGAGTCCGAGGTCTCGCCCGAGGAATCCGCGCGCGCCGGCCGCCTGCACATCCTCGAGGTGCAGCGGCTCATCCGCTTCATGCCGAAGGTCGTCATCGCGCTCGTTCCCGGCTGGGCGGCGGGCGGTGGCCACTCCCTGAATGTGGTCTGCGACCTCTCGATCGCGAGCGATGAGCACGCGAAGTTCAAGCAGACCGACGCCGACGTCGGGTCGTTCGACGCGGGATACGGCAGCGCCTATTTCGCGAAGCAGATCGGGCAGAAGAACGCGCGCGAGGTCTTCTTCCTCGCCCGCGAGTACTCGGCGCAGCGCGCCTATGAGATGGGTGCCGTGAACGCCGTGGTGCCGCACGCGGAACTCGAGGCGACGGGGATCGAGTGGGCGCGCGAGATCCTGGGCAAGTCGCCGACGGCGATCCGCATGCTGAAGTACGCGTTCAACGCCGTCGACGACGGACTCGTAGGGCAGCAGCTCTTCGCTGGCGAGACCACGCGCCTCGCGTACGGTACCGACGAGGCGGTCGAGGGTCGTGACGCGTTCCTGGAGAAGCGCGACCCCGACTGGGAGGCGTTCCCCTACCACTTCTGA